A stretch of Macadamia integrifolia cultivar HAES 741 chromosome 7, SCU_Mint_v3, whole genome shotgun sequence DNA encodes these proteins:
- the LOC122083091 gene encoding cytochrome P450 81Q32-like: MELLYYFIFCFSILFLVSKLLFQQMKNSPPSPTALPIIGHFHLLKKPLHRTLEALAGQYGPILSLKFGSRSVLVVSSPSAIEKCFTKNNDIIFANRPYCFAGEHLAYNYTTIGWSPYGHHWRILRRVAAIEIFSSNSLQTSSIIRNKEVTHLVRQLYRGSDGGKLQKVELKSLFFQLTLNIMMGLVAGKRLFGDEEVDVELREKFLEPMKDRTNQTMFMSMLDFFPFLRWVGLVGEEKKMMRFHRKIDALFQGLIDKHRRRMSDTRKAMKVEAKETLVDALLCLQQAEPEYYTDDIIKGIIRVLFTAGIDTSALTLEWAMSLLLNHPEALKKAREEIDNNVEQGRLIEDSDLAKLPYLRCIINETLRLFPVAPLLLPHVSSEECSIGGYDVHPGTILLVNAWAVHRDPKIWFESTSFKPERFEGIEGEKEGYKFIPFGLGRRVCPGSGMGIRVVSLALGALLQCFEWGRVGPEKVDMSEDPGLTMPKAKPLEAMYMPRPSMISLCSQP, translated from the exons ATGGAGCTCTTATActactttattttctgtttctccATCCTCTTCCTAGTCTCAAAACTTCTATTCCAACAAATGAAAAACTCACCTCCTTCACCAACTGCTCTTCCAATAATAGGCCACTTCCATCTCCTCAAGAAACCACTTCACCGAACCCTAGAGGCACTTGCAGGCCAATATGGCCCAATTCTATCTCTCAAATTCGGATCCCGCTCTGTCCTTGTTGTTTCCTCTCCATCAGCTATCGAAAAATGCTTCACCAAGAACAACGACATCATCTTTGCAAACCGACCTTACTGTTTCGCCGGCGAACATTTAGCCTATAACTACACCACCATTGGATGGTCTCCCTATGGTCATCACTGGCGCATCCTCCGCCGTGTCGCCGCCATCGAAATCTTTTCCTCAAACAGTCTCCAGACATCTTCGATTATCCGAAACAAAGAGGTTACTCACCTTGTTCGTCAACTGTATCGAGGCTCAGATGGGGGGAAATTACAGAAGGTGGAattgaaatccctattttttcaACTGACTCTGAATATCATGATGGGGTTAGTTGCGGGAAAGCGGCTTTTTGGAGACGAGGAGGTTGATGTGGAGCTGCGGGAGAAGTTTCTCGAACCTATGAAGGATCGGACCAATCAAACCATGTTTATGAGCatgcttgatttctttccattcttgaggtgggtTGGCCTtgtgggagaagagaagaaaatgatgaggtttcATAGAAAGATAGATGCATTGTTTCAGGGTTTGATCGATAAGCATCGAAGGAGGATGAGCGATACTAGGAAAGCGATGAAGGTGGAGGCGAAGGAGACACTTGTTGATGCTCTCTTGTGCCTTCAACAAGCAGAACCTGAATATTACACGGACGATATTATCAAAGGCATCATAAGG GTCTTGTTCACAGCAGGAATAGACACCTCGGCGCTCACCCTTGAATGGGCAATGTCACTGCTGCTAAATCATCCAGAGGCACTGAAGAAGGCCagggaagaaattgacaacaatGTCGAGCAAGGGCGTTTGATAGAAGACTCAGATCTTGCAAAGCTTCCCTACCTCCGGTGTATCATCAACGAGACGCTTAGACTGTTTCCTGTGGCACCACTTCTATTACCTCATGTGTCATCTGAAGAGTGCAGTATAGGGGGTTATGATGTCCATCCTGGAACCATACTCTTGGTGAATGCCTGGGCCGTTCACAGGGATCCTAAGATCTGGTTTGAATCCACAAGCTTCAAGCCAGAGAGGTTCGAAGGTAtcgaaggagaaaaagaagggtaTAAGTTTATCCCATTTGGTCTGGGGAGAAGAGTGTGTCCAGGTTCAGGCATGGGCATAAGGGTGGTGTCTTTGGCATTGGGAGCACTGCTTCAGTGCTTTGAGTGGGGAAGGGTTGGCCCCGAGAAGGTGGACATGAGTGAAGATCCAGGGCTTACTATGCCCAAGGCCAAGCCATTGGAGGCCATGTACATGCCACGTCCATCCATGATTAGTCTCTGCTCTCAGCCTTGA